A region of Microscilla marina ATCC 23134 DNA encodes the following proteins:
- a CDS encoding DNA/RNA non-specific endonuclease: YLGGFKDMVDAAKNKEKGYTEEVNNNGTGNNNSQSDDSNTTTSVKDIKTESLEIPASSYKVTRHAHFALGYDERHEQAAWVAYKLEARETRGRAEREDRFIPDPSVTTRTARHSDYSGSGYDRGHLAPAADFKFSKKAMAESFYMSNMSPQKPRFNRGIWKSLEEQVREHVRKDKAYYIVTGPVLKGGRFRKIGRKTKVSVPKYYYKILLDLEEPEIKAIAFLMKNEGSDKPLSSFVVSIDKVEEITGIDFFPNLPDDLEKKLEASTSLKGWSFD, translated from the coding sequence TATCTTGGTGGATTCAAGGATATGGTAGATGCTGCCAAAAACAAAGAAAAAGGCTATACAGAAGAAGTAAATAATAATGGTACTGGTAATAACAACAGTCAATCTGATGACTCTAACACTACTACTTCGGTAAAAGATATAAAAACTGAAAGCCTCGAAATTCCGGCAAGTAGCTATAAAGTAACCCGCCACGCACATTTTGCCTTAGGGTACGACGAAAGACACGAACAAGCTGCCTGGGTAGCTTATAAGCTCGAAGCGCGCGAAACCAGAGGCAGGGCAGAGCGCGAAGATAGGTTTATACCTGACCCAAGTGTAACAACCCGCACTGCACGCCATTCAGACTATTCTGGTTCGGGATATGACAGGGGACACCTGGCACCTGCGGCTGATTTTAAATTTTCAAAAAAAGCAATGGCAGAAAGTTTTTACATGAGCAACATGAGCCCTCAAAAACCACGTTTCAATCGAGGCATCTGGAAGTCTCTCGAAGAACAGGTAAGAGAGCATGTACGCAAAGACAAGGCATATTATATAGTCACCGGGCCAGTACTCAAAGGGGGGCGCTTTCGCAAAATTGGGCGCAAAACCAAAGTAAGCGTGCCCAAATATTATTATAAAATTTTGCTCGACCTGGAAGAGCCTGAGATCAAAGCCATCGCTTTTTTGATGAAAAATGAGGGTTCTGACAAACCTTTGAGTAGTTTTGTGGTGAGCATTGATAAAGTAGAAGAAATAACCGGGATTGACTTCTTTCCGAATCTGCCCGATGATTTAGAGAAAAAACTAGAAGCTTCTACCTCACTCAAAGGCTGGAGTTTTGACTAA
- a CDS encoding lipoate--protein ligase — MFYIDNQGINDPRINLAIEEHVLRNFAPDHKYLMLYVNEPSVIMGKHQNIYEEVNVDFVQQNNIKVVRRVSGGGTVYHDLGNLNFSFLVPHDSSKLNNYHYFLNPIVEALQSLGVPAEISPRNDLMAAGKKISGNAQFSTTKRMVSHGTLLFNSEIIHLSQSLKAKTTTIQSKSIKSVRSPVANVYEYLNSEQQSGLDMEQFKKVLLQYIFKTQPNEVSTIPTYTLTQDDWEVVNKLVKEKYNTWEWNYARSPKCSIHKTHDFDWGTLAATVDIKKGHIQGVNFEGAHHGELQAMLAKLTHTLTQVKFDKNSLKKAIATANIEEGKLNIKESQILQLVWQ; from the coding sequence ATGTTTTATATTGATAATCAAGGGATTAATGACCCAAGGATAAATCTGGCAATTGAAGAACACGTACTACGCAATTTTGCTCCCGATCACAAATACCTTATGTTGTATGTCAACGAACCATCGGTGATTATGGGTAAGCATCAAAACATCTATGAGGAAGTAAATGTAGACTTTGTACAACAAAATAACATCAAAGTAGTGCGGAGGGTGTCAGGGGGGGGGACTGTATACCACGATTTGGGCAACCTGAATTTTAGTTTTTTGGTGCCTCACGACTCGTCTAAACTCAACAACTACCACTATTTTCTAAACCCTATAGTAGAAGCCTTACAAAGCTTGGGAGTACCTGCCGAGATAAGCCCTCGTAATGACTTGATGGCAGCAGGCAAAAAAATATCGGGCAATGCCCAGTTTTCTACTACCAAACGTATGGTAAGCCACGGAACACTGCTATTCAATTCTGAAATTATTCATCTCTCACAATCGCTCAAAGCCAAAACAACTACTATTCAATCCAAGAGTATAAAATCGGTGCGTAGTCCAGTGGCCAACGTGTACGAATACCTCAATAGCGAACAACAAAGCGGGTTGGATATGGAACAGTTTAAAAAAGTATTGCTTCAGTATATTTTCAAAACCCAGCCCAACGAAGTCTCTACAATACCCACTTATACCCTTACCCAAGACGATTGGGAGGTGGTAAATAAATTGGTAAAAGAGAAATACAATACCTGGGAATGGAACTATGCCCGATCGCCCAAATGTAGCATTCATAAAACGCATGATTTTGATTGGGGTACCTTGGCTGCCACAGTAGATATTAAGAAGGGGCACATACAAGGAGTAAATTTTGAAGGGGCGCACCACGGCGAATTGCAGGCAATGCTCGCCAAACTGACACACACACTTACTCAGGTCAAATTTGATAAAAACAGCCTCAAAAAAGCCATTGCCACGGCAAATATTGAGGAGGGTAAATTAAACATCAAAGAAAGCCAAATTTTGCAATTGGTGTGGCAATAA